The genomic DNA GTGGTGTTCCGCGCGTTGTGTTCTTCTTGATCGCGGAACGTATTGGAGGTATTGCTGAATTGTTCTCGAAGCACGCGACGGTGCCGACCTGCGTCCCGTGGATACTTTCACAATGTAGGAGCCAGCACGAAGCAAGGCAACACGATGTTGGAATGCGCGCCAGACGGCTGCGCTGATCGACACCGCGAAGCCCGATCATGACGATGCGCTATTGCGCCTCGCTGCTTCGATTGCAGGTGAAGGAACCGATAGCCCAGGCTTCCGGTTGCCCTGCCAGACCCGCCTGGCGATCGCAGGGCTGAGCAGCGTCGACGGCGGCATCATCAGGTTGACGACCTTCAGAAACGCAGTCGCCAGCGTGCTGTCGCGTGTCGCGGCAAGGTGAAGCTTGCCGATGTACCAGTTGATGAAACGCAACATCGGCGGGCGCGCGCCTTTGACGTGTGGATGGCGCAGGTCGTTGCCAACCGCGATGTCCCACGGAATATCGACGATCTTTGCGGCCGCCCTGAAGAATCGCCGCGCAAGATCGTTCGAGCCCGTGCGCAGGCACTGCTGCAGCGTCAGCGCTTCCTCTGCCGCGACGGTCATGCCCTGCCCGTAGACGGGATTGAAGCTGCAGATGGCGTCACCGAAAACCAGGTAATTCTCGGGGAAACGTGCAAGCTTCTCGTACCGCCGGCGCAGGCTGGAGGCGTAGCGGTAGCGCCTGAATTCACCTAGCGGTTCGGCTCTTGCGACAACGTCGTGAATTTCCATGGTCGGCAGTGTCGCCAGATAGGCGAGAAAGCCATCGTCGTTGTCGGGCGCGTCGTCGCCAAGAAAACCGCCGGCACTGACGATCCAGCTGTCGCCCTCCTGCGCGAGCATGACGCCGTTGCGCCAGTTCGGCGCACTACCGGCGACAACGATACCCTGTTTGCCGTCAAGATCAGTCGACCGGCGCCGATAGGAACGGGTCATGTAGCTGATGCCGATCTCGACCTTCTCATTGGCGGGAGGTTGGTAGCCGAGTTCTTCAAGCCACGCCGCACTGGATGAGCCGCGGCCAGTCGCATCGACGACAAGGTCCGCGTCGATGGTCTCTTCCGGCTGGCCCTCGACACACATACGCACACCCGTCACGCTCCTGCGAACGGGGTCGGAGGCAAGTCCTCGCACAGCGCAGCTTTCTAACGTGCGCACGTTCGGCAAACCCAGCAGCCGCCGCCGCAGATGGCCTTCGAGCACGGGACGGCTCGCAAGCAGCCCCGTCAGGTCACTCGTGCCGTTAGCAAGCCTGACGTTGCGACCAATCCAGATCACATCGTTGGCGACATCGCCGATCAAGCCGCCGCTTTGCGCGACGACTTCCATGTTGTATCCAGGGAAGAATTCCTCGAGTATCGCGCTGCCGCGTGCAAGGAGCCCATGGGTATGGCGACCCTGCGGCACGCCCTTGCGCGGCGTATCTGGTGCCGGAAACGCATCGCGTTCGAGCACGGTGACGACAGTATAGAAATCCGACAGTACCCGGGCGGCCAGAAGCCCACCCATGCCGGCGCCGATCACGATCGCATGTTCACCCAGTTTCTTCATGGCAATCCTCCGTTCAATCCATCGCAATGCGTCCAGCGACCATCGCTTGCAGGCAATGGTAGGATTGCCTCGTCCCCTGAGCGTCCCCCGGACGCCGTCATCGAGGGCCGCCTCGCCATGGCTCTGTTCAGCGTGAGAACGCTTGGATTTCCGGAGATCCGTCAGGACGGCCGGCTGTGCCATCTGGCCTTGCGCAAAGGCGTGGCGCTGCTGGTCTACCTGGCCGAAGCGAAGGGCCCCGTCGGGCGCGATGCCGTCGCTACGATGTTGTGGCCGGAGGGCGCCGAAGAGGTCGTACGGGCGCGGCTGCGGCGTCTGTTGCATCGCCTCCAGATCACACTCGGCGACGACGTTCTCACCACCGATCGGTCAACCATTCGATGGTCGGCAGCGATCGAATTGCAGGTGGATTCCCAACTGTTCGAGCAAGCCTGCGACCGCGGCGAGTTCGAGCTGGCGTGCCGCCATTATCCCGGCGACTTTCTCGAGGGTTTTTCCCCCGGCGACTGCCCACAGTTCGACGAGTGGGCTTTTTTTCGCCGGGAGGCCCTGCGGGGCCGGGCAATCCAGGCGCTGGAACGAGTGGTGCGCGACAGGAATGCGGCCGGCGACTACGCGGCCGCGGCCGCGCACGCCGGCCGTCTCGTTGAACTCGATCCGCTCAGCGAAGTGTATGGGCGACACCTCATCCGCAACCTTCTGCTCGCCGGAGACCGGGCCACGGCCCAGCGGCATCTTGAGGCCCTGACGCAGCGACTTCGCGACGAGTTCGATGTGGCACCCGAACCCGAGACTCGCGGGCTGCTGGATGCCGGCGCAACCTTGCCCATCGAGACACCGCCGCCGACGCGCTACGTCAGCGGAGGCGGCGTCCATCTCGCGTTCCAGACCTACGGTGACGGTCCTATCGATGTTCTGCTGCTGCCCGGTTTCGTGTCTCACGTCGAACGGGTGTGGGAGGAGCCCCGGTGCCGGGCGTTCCTGTCCTCGCTCGCCGGGATGGGCCGTCTGATCCTGCTCGACCGTCGCGGCATCGGGCTTTCCGACCGGGTCGGGTTCAATCCCAGCGTCGACGCGACCGCGCAGGACATCGGCACCGTGCTCGACGCCGCGCGCAGCCGCCGCGTCGTGCTGTTCGGCGCGTCCGAGGGCGGACCGGCATGCATCAAATTTGCCGTCGATCACCCCGATCGTGTCGCTGGTCTCATTCTGTTCGCCTCACTGGCGAAGGGGACCGCAACGCACGACTATCCCCATGCGCTTCAGGCTGGTCAGTATGACTTGTGGCTGCAGCAGCTCATTGCAGTCTGGGGCGGACCTGCAGGCATCGAAACATTCGCGCCGAGCCTGTCTGGCGATCCACAGGCGAGAGCCTGGTGGGCAGGCCTGCTGCGGGCCGCGTCGAGCCCGGGAGCCCTCAAGGGTGTGCTCGAAGCGTTGCGCGATATGGATGTGCGGCAGCTCCTCGGCCGGGTTTCCGTGCCCACCCTGGTGCTGCATCGTCACGACGACCGCGCGGTTCGCATCGGCGCCGGCCGGCATCTCGCCAGTCACATCGCGCAGGCGCGATTCATCGAACTCGATGGCGCCGATCACTGGGCCTTCGCCGGCGATCAGCAGCCCGTCCTGAACCACATCGGGCGATTTGTCGGCAGTCTCGCCAAGTAGCTGACAGGCGTTCGATTCAGCGACCTATCCCAGTCTGGAATAACCCCTATCCCTTTCCGCCCGTTCCCGCGCCCGACCGGAATGGATACATTGCGGATCAACGCAATCGCGAGAGCACCGGACCCCCGATGCTCCAATCCATTCAAGGAAACATCATGGCGAAGCTCTTCAATCCGATCCAGGTAGGTGCATACACACTCTCACACCGCGTGGTCCTCGCGCCGATGACCCGTCTGCGCACCATTCAACCCGACGACATCCCCAGCCCGATGATGGCCGACTTCTACGGACAGCGCGCATCGGAAGGCGGCCTGGAAATCGTCGAAGCCGCGAGCGTGTCGGTGCAGGCGCGCTCGTACCTCGGCGCGGCAAGCATCTACCACGACGGCCAGATGGAAGGCTGGCGCGCCATCGCGAAAGCCGTCCATACAAAGGGCGGACGCGTGTTCCTGCAACTGATTCATGGCGGCCGTCAAAGCCATGTCGAGATGACGGGCGGCGAAGATCCCGTGGCGCCTTCCGTCGTGCCGTTCGATGGCGTGGCGCTCACGAAAGACGGTTTCGTCCCCGCCTCGCCGCATCGCGCGCTTCGCATCGAAGAAATTCCCGCGATCGTCGAGGATTTCCGCGCCGCCGCGCAACGCGCAAAGGATGCCGGCTTCGACGGCGTCGAACTTCACGCGGCGAACGGCTATCTCGTCGACCAGTTCATCCAGGACGGCACCAACCAGCGGAAGGACGCATACGGCGGTCCGATCGAAACCCGCGTGCGCTTCCTGCGCGAAACGCTCGAAGCACTGATCTCGGTGTGGGGCGCGGAGCGCGTCGGCGTACGGATTTCGCCTTCGGGCGAATGGGGCGGTATCTCCGACAGCGATCCCGAAGCGACGTTCAGCTACGTGGCACGGCTGCTCGACTCGTACAAGATCGCCTATCTGCACGTGATCGAACCGCGCGTCAAAGGCGACGACACGCTGCATCACGACCATCCCCTCGTCGCGACGAAGTATCTGCGCAAGCACTTCTCGGGTCCGATCATCGCTGCGGGCGGGTTCGATCGTGCGAGCGCAATCGCGACGGTCGAATCGGGCGATGCCGATCTCGTCGCGTTCGGCCGCCACTTCTCATCGAATCCCGATCTGCCGTATCGCCTGAAGCATGACCTGCCGCTCACGCCGTATGTGCGCGCAGCGTTCTGGGGCGGCACGGAAGCGGATTACTCGGACTTCCTCACGCATGAAGCGTCGCAAGCGTTGGAAAGTACCGAAGAGAACGCCTGAGCAACCCGCGCACGCTGACGCATTCGCACATCCCGGTTCGAAACGGATGCGTCACGCAGCCTGCGAGTTGCCACGGCCCATGAAGCGTTCGGGCGCGAACTCGGGCGCAAGGCACTCCTCGACGAAGGCAGTGAACTGACGCGCCTTGCTGCTGGCCAACCGTCCCGTCGGATAAACAGCGGACAACGGAATGGCCGGCAGCATCCAGTCATCCATCACCGAAACGACGGCGCCCGATTTCAGTTCAGGCCAAAAGGCCCATTCCGACGCGACGGCAAGGCCCATATCCGCAAAGACGGCCGCGCGCAGGCCCTCTGTCGCGGAGATTCGTACGCGGCCCTGCAGCCGCACGGGCAACTCCGCCGTTTCCCTGCGAAAGGTCCAGTCTTCTCCGCCACCGTAGTCGCGCGTATAGACGACAGCGCGATGCGCGTGCAGATCGGCGGGCGCTTGCGGCATGCCGTGCCGTTCGAAATAGGCAGGCGTCGCGAGCACGCGCCGGCGCGCGACGGCAATGCGTCGCGCCGTCATGTTCGAGTCCGCCAGTTCGCCCATGCGCAACGCGAGGTCGATGCCCTCTTCGACGAGATCGATGTTGCGATCGTCGAGCACGAGTTCGAGATCGAGCTCCGGGTGCTGTTCGAGAAAGGCCGGCAAGCGCGGCACGATGTGCAGCCGCGCGAAACATACGGCCGCCGAGACTCTCAGCTTGCCCGTCAGCCCCGCTGCCGTGCCTCGCGCCGCGAGCACGGCCTCGTCCGCTTCCTCAACGGCGCGTCTCGCGCGCTGATAGAAGTTCTGACCGGCTTCCGTCGGTGTGAGCGCGCGAGTCGAGCGCAGCAGCAACTTGACGCCGAGCCATTCCTCGAGTTGAGCAACAGCTTTCGACGCGGCCGGCTGGCCGATATCGAAGTGTCGCGCCGCAGCCGAAAAAGAACCTGTATCGACGACACGGATAAAGATTTCGATCGCCGCAAGGCGGTCCATCGCGCTGACTCCCGTTCTGTGCGAAGCCGGGTGAATGTCCGGCACATCCTGCCAATATAGGTCAGCTGCTCGCTCAGCGAACGTCCACCAACTCGTCCGCCCTCGACAAAAACAGCTTCAGCACAGGAGACGCATTCGATCGACTGTAGCCGATCGCGAGATCGACGGTCGGCGCCTCGCCTACCAGCGGACGGCTGACCACCGACCACGGCAGCAGATTGTTCGCGTACTCGGGCATCAACGAAAGTCCGCGCGTCGACGCAACCAGCGACATCGCCATCG from Paraburkholderia terrae includes the following:
- a CDS encoding alpha/beta hydrolase, producing MALFSVRTLGFPEIRQDGRLCHLALRKGVALLVYLAEAKGPVGRDAVATMLWPEGAEEVVRARLRRLLHRLQITLGDDVLTTDRSTIRWSAAIELQVDSQLFEQACDRGEFELACRHYPGDFLEGFSPGDCPQFDEWAFFRREALRGRAIQALERVVRDRNAAGDYAAAAAHAGRLVELDPLSEVYGRHLIRNLLLAGDRATAQRHLEALTQRLRDEFDVAPEPETRGLLDAGATLPIETPPPTRYVSGGGVHLAFQTYGDGPIDVLLLPGFVSHVERVWEEPRCRAFLSSLAGMGRLILLDRRGIGLSDRVGFNPSVDATAQDIGTVLDAARSRRVVLFGASEGGPACIKFAVDHPDRVAGLILFASLAKGTATHDYPHALQAGQYDLWLQQLIAVWGGPAGIETFAPSLSGDPQARAWWAGLLRAASSPGALKGVLEALRDMDVRQLLGRVSVPTLVLHRHDDRAVRIGAGRHLASHIAQARFIELDGADHWAFAGDQQPVLNHIGRFVGSLAK
- a CDS encoding alkene reductase, whose translation is MAKLFNPIQVGAYTLSHRVVLAPMTRLRTIQPDDIPSPMMADFYGQRASEGGLEIVEAASVSVQARSYLGAASIYHDGQMEGWRAIAKAVHTKGGRVFLQLIHGGRQSHVEMTGGEDPVAPSVVPFDGVALTKDGFVPASPHRALRIEEIPAIVEDFRAAAQRAKDAGFDGVELHAANGYLVDQFIQDGTNQRKDAYGGPIETRVRFLRETLEALISVWGAERVGVRISPSGEWGGISDSDPEATFSYVARLLDSYKIAYLHVIEPRVKGDDTLHHDHPLVATKYLRKHFSGPIIAAGGFDRASAIATVESGDADLVAFGRHFSSNPDLPYRLKHDLPLTPYVRAAFWGGTEADYSDFLTHEASQALESTEENA
- a CDS encoding LysR family transcriptional regulator; translated protein: MDRLAAIEIFIRVVDTGSFSAAARHFDIGQPAASKAVAQLEEWLGVKLLLRSTRALTPTEAGQNFYQRARRAVEEADEAVLAARGTAAGLTGKLRVSAAVCFARLHIVPRLPAFLEQHPELDLELVLDDRNIDLVEEGIDLALRMGELADSNMTARRIAVARRRVLATPAYFERHGMPQAPADLHAHRAVVYTRDYGGGEDWTFRRETAELPVRLQGRVRISATEGLRAAVFADMGLAVASEWAFWPELKSGAVVSVMDDWMLPAIPLSAVYPTGRLASSKARQFTAFVEECLAPEFAPERFMGRGNSQAA
- a CDS encoding FAD-dependent oxidoreductase, which codes for MKKLGEHAIVIGAGMGGLLAARVLSDFYTVVTVLERDAFPAPDTPRKGVPQGRHTHGLLARGSAILEEFFPGYNMEVVAQSGGLIGDVANDVIWIGRNVRLANGTSDLTGLLASRPVLEGHLRRRLLGLPNVRTLESCAVRGLASDPVRRSVTGVRMCVEGQPEETIDADLVVDATGRGSSSAAWLEELGYQPPANEKVEIGISYMTRSYRRRSTDLDGKQGIVVAGSAPNWRNGVMLAQEGDSWIVSAGGFLGDDAPDNDDGFLAYLATLPTMEIHDVVARAEPLGEFRRYRYASSLRRRYEKLARFPENYLVFGDAICSFNPVYGQGMTVAAEEALTLQQCLRTGSNDLARRFFRAAAKIVDIPWDIAVGNDLRHPHVKGARPPMLRFINWYIGKLHLAATRDSTLATAFLKVVNLMMPPSTLLSPAIARRVWQGNRKPGLSVPSPAIEAARRNSASS